The DNA region TTGAAGAAGAAGTTAACAGCCATCTCTTTAGGCTTGGCCCTTGCGCTCACGATTGGAACCGGTAGCGCTTTCGCGGATTCCAAGTTGAATACCGTCATCAAACCAACCATCGGTGTATCTTATAAAACTGGCGGAACCACAACGAAAGGTTTCGATTGCTCCGGATTCACCAGCTATATTTACAAGAAGCTGGGCCTCACCTTGCCGCGCACTTCCGCAGCTCAATACAAGGTAGGTACCGCAGTATCGAAGAGCAACCTGAAGGCCGGGGATCTCGTATTCTTTAATACTTCCGGCAGAGGCGTTTCCCATGTCGGCATTTATGTCGGTGGCGGGAAGTTCGCCCATTCCTCCTCCTCGCGCGGCGTCATCGTAAGCCCGCTCAGCCAGAGCTACTATGCGAAGCGTTATGTAGGCGCGAAGAGAATCATGAGCCAAAGCTCGTACAAGTCCCTTGCTGTGAACTACAATTAATTGCCTGTACTGTAATTTGTTTTTTTTCGAATGTCCTAAAGCCCTGGAGCATGAGATGTGCCGATCTCACCCAGCGGCTTTTTTTCTATAATTTTTCGTCTATATCTCTATAACGTTTCAGACCATGGAAAAGTTCTATGTTTTTCGGAAAATCCAAAAATATTTTTTCACATCGCACACGCAAGGCCATAATAAGGCTATAGCCAATCCCGGCGCTTATATTATATTTACCCTTCCAGAAATAACCTAAACAGGGGGCCGAATAATACGTCGAAAATTTTCTTCAGCTTCAACAGCGTTTCCATCAGCGGTATAATTTTTTGCAATCCCGTTAAGCAGCATGTATTCACTCTCTAACGGAATTGTTTTGAATGAGAGGAGTATTCACATGGAGGCGAATTCGCCCTCGTTTCATACCGTGGTCATGCAAGAAGCCCATGCCGCTGAAATTTGCA from Paenibacillus ihbetae includes:
- a CDS encoding C40 family peptidase, whose translation is MKKKLTAISLGLALALTIGTGSAFADSKLNTVIKPTIGVSYKTGGTTTKGFDCSGFTSYIYKKLGLTLPRTSAAQYKVGTAVSKSNLKAGDLVFFNTSGRGVSHVGIYVGGGKFAHSSSSRGVIVSPLSQSYYAKRYVGAKRIMSQSSYKSLAVNYN